The Petropleomorpha daqingensis genome includes a window with the following:
- a CDS encoding YggT family protein, which yields MALFWQIVDWVLLVFLVLLFARFVVDWVMVLARSWRPQGLVAAGLEVVYTTTDPPLKAVRKVIPPLNLGSVRLDLGFMVLLIAVIILRNIAQNLAL from the coding sequence GTGGCTCTCTTCTGGCAGATCGTCGACTGGGTGCTGCTCGTCTTCCTCGTGCTGCTCTTCGCCCGGTTCGTCGTCGACTGGGTGATGGTCCTCGCACGCAGCTGGCGGCCTCAGGGCCTGGTCGCGGCGGGGCTGGAGGTCGTCTACACGACGACGGACCCGCCGCTGAAAGCCGTCCGCAAGGTGATCCCGCCCCTGAACCTGGGGTCGGTCCGGTTGGACCTCGGGTTTATGGTCTTGTTGATCGCCGTCATCATCCTTCGCAACATCGCCCAGAATCTCGCTCTGTGA
- the wag31 gene encoding DivIVA-like cell division protein Wag31, giving the protein MPLTPADVHNVVFKKPPIGKRGYDEDEVDAFLDVVEGELARLIEENNELRAGNGRAPRAEERPEPVVAPPAPAVQAPPPPPVQAAPREDDSARASRMLALATETADRYVNEAKTQAEQMLVSAKTNSERLMTDARAKSEQMVSEAKHRADSMVTDARTRAETMEREARAKAAALEQDAERRHTEVISSLEGKRTSLERKVEELRTFEREYRTRFRSYLESQLRELDSRGSAEPAINARQTQHASA; this is encoded by the coding sequence ATGCCACTGACGCCTGCCGACGTGCACAACGTCGTCTTCAAGAAGCCGCCGATCGGCAAGCGCGGCTACGACGAGGACGAGGTCGACGCCTTCCTCGACGTGGTGGAGGGCGAGCTGGCCCGCCTGATCGAGGAGAACAACGAGCTCCGGGCCGGCAACGGCCGCGCCCCGCGCGCGGAGGAGCGCCCCGAGCCGGTGGTGGCGCCGCCCGCGCCCGCCGTCCAGGCACCCCCGCCGCCGCCGGTGCAGGCCGCGCCGCGCGAGGACGACAGCGCCCGCGCATCGCGGATGCTGGCGCTGGCCACCGAGACGGCCGACCGGTACGTCAACGAGGCCAAGACCCAGGCCGAGCAGATGCTGGTCAGCGCCAAGACCAACAGCGAGCGGCTCATGACCGACGCGCGCGCCAAGAGCGAGCAGATGGTCAGCGAGGCCAAGCACCGCGCCGACTCGATGGTCACCGACGCCCGCACCCGCGCCGAGACCATGGAGCGGGAGGCCCGCGCCAAGGCCGCCGCCCTGGAGCAGGACGCCGAGCGCCGGCACACCGAGGTGATCAGCTCCCTGGAGGGCAAGCGCACCAGCCTCGAGCGCAAGGTCGAGGAGCTGCGCACCTTCGAGCGGGAGTACCGGACGCGCTTCCGGTCCTACCTCGAGTCGCAGCTGCGCGAGCTCGACAGCCGCGGTTCCGCCGAGCCGGCGATCAACGCCCGGCAGACCCAGCACGCGTCTGCTTGA
- the ileS gene encoding isoleucine--tRNA ligase yields the protein MSAPRASGPFTALPPQVDLPALEQEILQRWEDGKVFARTLENSAGKPQWTFYEGPPTANGRPGTHHIEARAFKDVFPRFKTMQGWHVPRRAGWDCHGLPVEIAVEQELGFAGKPDIERYGIAEFNERCRESVVRHVDAFSDLTRRMGYWVDLSTAYWTMDPAYIESVWWSLKQVHAKGLLVEDHRVAPYCPRCGTGLSDHEVAQGYESITDPSVYVRLPVIDGEWAGKADLLIWTTTPWTLPSNTAVAVHPDVTYVVARNEAGTFVVAEPLLTAVLGDDAEVLARTTGRDWAGVHYRRPFDLVEFPDGDSHYVVLADYVTTEDGTGLVHQAPAFGADDLAVGRAHGLPVVNPIDPSGHFLPEVGLVGGHFFKSADPRLVEDLAQRGILFREQRYEHSYPHCWRCHTPLMYYAQPSWYIRTSAIKDQLLAENAKTHWHPETIQWGRYGDWLRNNIDWALSRDRYWGTPLPIWRNDEDPSRMVVVESLAELSELTGRDLSDLDPHRPFIDEVTFTVPGEEGTYRRVPQVIDAWYDSGSMPFAQWGAPHRNREEFEAAYPAQFICEAIDQTRGWFYSLMAVGTVVFDRSSYENVLCLGHILAEDGRKMSKHLGNILEPIPLMDRHGADAVRWFMLAGGSPWSARRVGHETLSEVVRKVLLTYWNTASFFTLYAETNGWDPAPAPAPAPAERPLLDRWALAELARVTAEVTDALEDFDTQGAGRLLAQFVDDLSNWYVRRSRRRFWDGDPAALATLHEVLDVLTRLMAPFTPFVTEEVWARAVAPGLADAVDSVHLASWPTVDEAARDERLVEQVALVRRLVELGRAARTSAKVRTRQPLAQALVAAPRWTSLPRDLVAEVADELNVAELVELSSVEGGLVDVAVKVDFRAVGRRLGKQVQAVAKAVAAADPAALVAAYRAGTASVEVDGAAVPLEDGDLVITETPREGWTVASGGGLTVALDLTLTPELERAGRAREAIRLVQEARKAAGLEVSDRIELWWTAEGPMAEALTEQAEQLAGEVLAVAVHAGETGPGAAVDGPEGSRFWLARKDS from the coding sequence GTGAGTGCTCCCCGCGCGTCCGGCCCCTTCACGGCCCTGCCCCCGCAGGTCGACCTGCCCGCCCTCGAGCAGGAGATCCTGCAGCGCTGGGAGGACGGCAAGGTCTTCGCCCGGACGCTGGAGAACTCAGCGGGCAAGCCGCAGTGGACCTTCTACGAGGGCCCGCCCACGGCGAACGGTCGTCCGGGCACGCACCACATCGAGGCGCGGGCGTTCAAGGACGTCTTCCCGCGGTTCAAGACCATGCAGGGGTGGCACGTTCCCCGGCGGGCCGGCTGGGACTGCCACGGGCTCCCGGTGGAGATCGCCGTCGAGCAGGAGCTGGGCTTCGCGGGCAAGCCGGACATCGAGCGCTACGGCATCGCCGAGTTCAACGAGCGCTGCCGGGAGTCCGTCGTCCGCCACGTCGACGCCTTCTCCGACCTGACCCGGCGGATGGGCTACTGGGTCGACCTGTCCACCGCGTACTGGACGATGGACCCGGCCTACATCGAGAGCGTCTGGTGGTCGCTCAAGCAGGTGCACGCGAAGGGCCTGCTGGTCGAGGACCACCGGGTCGCCCCCTACTGCCCGCGCTGCGGCACCGGGCTGTCCGACCACGAGGTCGCCCAGGGCTACGAGTCCATCACCGACCCGTCGGTGTACGTGCGGCTGCCGGTCATCGACGGGGAGTGGGCCGGCAAGGCCGACCTGCTCATCTGGACGACGACGCCGTGGACGCTGCCGAGCAACACCGCCGTCGCCGTCCACCCCGACGTGACCTACGTGGTCGCGCGGAACGAGGCCGGCACGTTCGTCGTCGCCGAGCCGCTGCTGACCGCGGTGCTCGGCGATGACGCCGAGGTGCTGGCCCGCACCACCGGCCGCGACTGGGCCGGCGTGCACTACCGGCGGCCGTTCGACCTGGTCGAGTTCCCCGACGGCGACTCGCACTACGTCGTCCTCGCCGACTACGTGACCACCGAGGACGGCACCGGCCTGGTGCACCAGGCGCCCGCGTTCGGCGCCGACGACCTCGCCGTCGGCCGGGCCCACGGCCTGCCGGTGGTGAACCCGATCGACCCGTCCGGGCACTTCCTGCCCGAGGTCGGCCTGGTCGGCGGCCACTTCTTCAAGTCGGCCGATCCCCGGCTGGTCGAGGACCTGGCGCAGCGCGGCATCCTGTTCCGGGAGCAGCGCTACGAGCACAGCTATCCGCACTGCTGGCGCTGCCACACGCCGCTCATGTACTACGCGCAGCCGTCCTGGTACATCCGCACCAGCGCGATCAAGGACCAGCTGCTGGCCGAGAACGCGAAGACGCACTGGCACCCCGAGACCATCCAGTGGGGCCGCTACGGCGACTGGCTGCGCAACAACATCGACTGGGCGCTCTCGCGCGACCGCTACTGGGGCACGCCGTTGCCGATCTGGCGCAACGACGAGGACCCCTCCCGCATGGTGGTCGTCGAGTCCCTCGCCGAGCTGTCGGAGCTGACCGGCCGCGACCTGTCCGACCTCGACCCGCACCGGCCGTTCATCGACGAGGTCACCTTCACCGTGCCCGGCGAGGAGGGCACCTACCGGCGCGTGCCGCAGGTGATCGACGCCTGGTACGACTCGGGGTCGATGCCGTTCGCCCAGTGGGGCGCGCCGCACCGCAACCGCGAGGAGTTCGAGGCCGCCTACCCCGCGCAGTTCATCTGCGAGGCGATCGACCAGACCCGCGGCTGGTTCTACTCGCTCATGGCGGTGGGCACCGTCGTCTTCGACCGCAGCTCGTACGAGAACGTGCTGTGCCTGGGCCACATCCTCGCCGAGGACGGCCGCAAGATGAGCAAGCACCTGGGCAACATCCTCGAGCCGATCCCGCTGATGGACCGGCACGGCGCCGACGCCGTCCGCTGGTTCATGCTCGCCGGCGGCTCGCCGTGGTCGGCCCGCCGGGTCGGCCACGAGACGCTGTCCGAGGTGGTCCGCAAGGTCCTGCTGACCTACTGGAACACCGCCAGCTTCTTCACGCTCTACGCGGAGACCAACGGCTGGGACCCGGCGCCGGCCCCCGCCCCGGCGCCGGCCGAGCGGCCGCTGCTGGACCGCTGGGCGCTGGCCGAGCTGGCCCGGGTGACCGCCGAGGTGACCGACGCGCTGGAGGACTTCGACACCCAGGGCGCCGGCCGGCTGCTCGCGCAGTTCGTCGACGACCTGTCCAACTGGTACGTGCGCCGCTCGCGGCGCCGGTTCTGGGACGGCGACCCGGCCGCGCTCGCCACCCTCCACGAGGTGCTCGACGTCCTCACCCGCCTGATGGCGCCGTTCACGCCGTTCGTGACCGAGGAGGTGTGGGCGCGGGCCGTCGCGCCGGGCCTCGCGGACGCTGTGGACTCGGTGCACCTCGCGTCGTGGCCGACGGTCGACGAGGCGGCGCGCGACGAGCGGCTGGTCGAGCAGGTGGCGCTGGTCCGCCGGCTGGTCGAGCTGGGCCGCGCCGCCCGCACGTCGGCGAAGGTGCGCACCCGCCAGCCGCTGGCGCAGGCGCTGGTCGCCGCCCCGCGCTGGACCTCGCTGCCGCGCGACCTGGTCGCCGAGGTGGCCGACGAGCTCAACGTCGCCGAGCTGGTCGAGCTCTCCTCGGTGGAGGGGGGCCTGGTCGACGTCGCCGTCAAGGTCGACTTCCGCGCGGTGGGCCGCCGGCTGGGCAAGCAGGTGCAGGCGGTGGCCAAGGCGGTCGCCGCGGCCGACCCGGCCGCGCTGGTCGCCGCCTACCGGGCGGGGACGGCGTCGGTCGAGGTCGACGGCGCCGCGGTGCCGCTCGAGGACGGCGACCTGGTGATCACCGAGACGCCGCGCGAGGGCTGGACGGTGGCCAGCGGCGGCGGGCTGACCGTGGCGCTGGACCTGACGCTGACGCCGGAGCTGGAGCGGGCCGGGCGCGCCCGCGAGGCGATCCGGCTGGTCCAGGAGGCCCGCAAGGCCGCCGGGCTGGAGGTCAGCGACCGGATCGAGCTGTGGTGGACCGCCGAGGGCCCCATGGCCGAGGCGCTCACCGAGCAGGCCGAGCAGCTGGCCGGTGAGGTGCTGGCGGTCGCCGTCCACGCCGGTGAGACCGGCCCCGGCGCCGCGGTCGACGGCCCCGAGGGCTCCCGCTTCTGGCTGGCCCGCAAGGACTCCTGA
- a CDS encoding potassium/proton antiporter: protein MNPTVTAALAIGALVILVAAVALRVADRLGLPSLLLYLAFGVALGESGLGVEFEDVSLTQTLGVAALVVILAEGGLTTRWADVRRAIGPGLSLATIGVAVSVVVTAAVTAWLLDLPWVLALLLAAVISSTDAAAVFATLRRLPLPRRIAASLEAESGLNDAPVILLVVVFADRLAGAQTAPWWLTGLEIVGELLGGSVIGLLIGVGGAALLRRVALPLSGFYPLATLALCVLAFSTTSLLHTSGFVAVYLCGLVLGNAPLPHRTATLGFAEGMASLAQIGLFVMLGLLVSPERLPGAVGPALVVGGVLLLVARPLSVVASLAWFRVPWAQQAFISWAGLRGAVPIVLATFPLTADVPGATFVFDTVFVLVVVFTLIQGGSLPWVARRLGIATPVAPREVHVESAPLEELDADLMQMTIPPGSRLHGVYLPELRLPEDSAVVLIVRDGRSFVPDETTRLMRGDQALLVSARRSRAQAERRLRAVSRAGRLAAWRGESGAAGEQD, encoded by the coding sequence GTGAATCCCACGGTCACCGCTGCCCTGGCCATCGGCGCCCTGGTCATCCTCGTGGCCGCGGTGGCGCTGCGTGTCGCCGACCGGCTCGGGCTGCCCAGCCTTCTGCTCTACCTGGCGTTCGGGGTCGCGCTGGGGGAGAGCGGCCTGGGCGTCGAGTTCGAGGACGTCTCGCTGACCCAGACCCTCGGTGTGGCGGCCCTGGTGGTGATCCTGGCCGAAGGTGGCCTGACCACCCGCTGGGCCGACGTGCGCAGGGCGATCGGCCCGGGCCTGTCGCTCGCCACGATCGGGGTGGCGGTCAGCGTCGTGGTCACCGCCGCGGTCACGGCGTGGCTGCTCGACCTGCCGTGGGTGCTCGCGCTGCTGCTCGCCGCCGTCATCAGCTCGACCGACGCCGCGGCGGTGTTCGCCACCCTGCGCCGGCTGCCGCTGCCGCGGCGGATCGCGGCGTCGCTGGAGGCGGAGAGCGGGCTCAACGACGCGCCGGTGATCCTGCTCGTCGTCGTCTTCGCCGACCGGCTCGCCGGCGCGCAGACCGCGCCGTGGTGGCTCACCGGCCTGGAGATCGTGGGGGAACTGCTCGGGGGCTCGGTCATCGGGCTGCTCATCGGGGTGGGCGGCGCCGCCCTTCTCCGGCGGGTCGCGCTGCCGCTGTCCGGCTTCTACCCGCTGGCCACGCTGGCGCTCTGCGTCCTGGCGTTCTCCACCACCTCGCTGCTGCACACCTCCGGCTTCGTGGCGGTGTACCTGTGCGGGCTGGTGCTGGGCAACGCGCCGCTGCCGCACCGCACGGCCACCCTCGGGTTCGCCGAGGGGATGGCCTCGCTGGCCCAGATCGGGCTGTTCGTCATGCTCGGCCTGCTCGTCAGCCCCGAGCGGCTGCCCGGTGCGGTCGGGCCGGCCCTGGTCGTGGGCGGGGTCCTGCTGCTGGTCGCCCGGCCGCTGTCGGTCGTGGCCAGCCTCGCCTGGTTCCGGGTGCCGTGGGCGCAGCAGGCCTTCATCTCCTGGGCGGGCCTGCGCGGCGCCGTCCCCATCGTCCTGGCCACCTTCCCGCTGACCGCCGACGTGCCCGGGGCGACCTTCGTCTTCGACACCGTGTTCGTGCTGGTCGTCGTCTTCACCCTCATCCAGGGCGGCTCGCTGCCCTGGGTGGCGCGGCGGCTGGGCATCGCTACGCCGGTGGCCCCGCGCGAGGTCCACGTGGAGTCCGCGCCGCTGGAGGAGCTCGACGCCGACCTCATGCAGATGACCATCCCGCCCGGGTCGCGGCTGCACGGCGTGTACCTGCCGGAGCTGCGGCTGCCCGAGGACTCCGCGGTGGTGCTCATCGTGCGCGACGGCAGGTCCTTCGTCCCGGACGAGACCACCCGGCTGATGCGCGGGGACCAGGCGCTGCTGGTCTCCGCGCGGCGCTCCCGGGCCCAGGCCGAGCGGCGGCTGCGGGCCGTCAGCCGAGCCGGCCGGCTGGCCGCCTGGCGCGGTGAATCGGGCGCGGCGGGGGAGCAGGACTGA
- a CDS encoding extracellular solute-binding protein, translating into MTVSHAPSPGNRPGRTSTGSAPGRSGRRRARVGALASLVLASTLAACGGGSGGPPTLTWYINPDSGGQQEIANRCTAAANGQYTIEISQLPRDSPSQREQLVRRLAAEDSSIDLMSLDPPYIPEFAQAGFLAPVPPDVASRVSDGVVESAIQGSTWDGKLVAIPFWANTQLLWYRKSVAEAAGLDMSQPVTWDQLIKAAKSQHKLIGAQGIRSESLTVWLNALIESAGGHIIEKVTPKPEDYQFGLTSEAGVRAAEVMRDVANSGEVGAAFSTSNEDTSATGFESADGGFQVNWPFVWPRALSAVDAGTLDKSVPDDYGWALYPRVDADTPSKPPYGGINLGIGAFSEHTDFAFEAAECITSDENQAYYFETNGNPASSKAVYDDPAVLKVFPQAPVIRESLDAAAPRPQTPYYSEVSGGIQREYHPPADVDPKSTPQQATDLIAAVLRGDQLL; encoded by the coding sequence ATGACCGTGTCCCACGCTCCCAGCCCCGGAAACCGCCCCGGGCGAACCTCAACCGGATCCGCACCGGGACGATCAGGACGGCGGCGCGCTCGTGTCGGCGCCCTCGCCTCGCTGGTCCTGGCCTCCACCCTGGCCGCCTGCGGAGGTGGGTCGGGCGGCCCACCGACGCTCACCTGGTACATCAACCCGGACTCCGGGGGGCAGCAGGAGATCGCCAACCGGTGCACCGCGGCGGCCAACGGCCAGTACACGATCGAGATCTCCCAGCTGCCGCGTGACTCGCCCTCCCAGCGCGAGCAGCTCGTGCGCCGGCTGGCCGCCGAGGACTCCTCGATCGACCTGATGAGCCTCGACCCGCCGTACATCCCCGAGTTCGCGCAGGCCGGCTTCCTCGCCCCCGTGCCCCCTGACGTCGCGTCGCGGGTGTCCGACGGCGTCGTGGAGTCGGCGATCCAGGGCTCGACCTGGGACGGCAAGCTCGTCGCGATCCCGTTCTGGGCCAACACCCAGCTGCTCTGGTACCGCAAGTCGGTCGCCGAGGCCGCCGGCCTGGACATGAGCCAGCCCGTGACGTGGGACCAGCTCATCAAGGCGGCGAAGTCGCAGCACAAGCTCATCGGTGCGCAGGGCATCCGCTCGGAGTCGCTGACGGTGTGGCTCAACGCCCTCATCGAGTCCGCCGGCGGCCACATCATCGAGAAGGTCACGCCCAAGCCCGAGGACTACCAGTTCGGCCTGACCTCCGAGGCCGGCGTCCGCGCGGCCGAGGTCATGCGGGACGTCGCGAACTCCGGCGAGGTCGGCGCGGCCTTCTCCACCTCGAACGAGGACACCAGCGCGACCGGCTTCGAGAGCGCGGACGGCGGCTTCCAGGTGAACTGGCCGTTCGTCTGGCCGCGGGCGCTGTCGGCCGTGGACGCCGGGACCCTCGACAAGTCGGTGCCCGACGACTACGGCTGGGCGTTGTACCCACGGGTGGACGCCGACACCCCGTCCAAGCCGCCGTACGGCGGGATCAACCTGGGCATCGGCGCCTTCAGCGAGCACACGGACTTCGCCTTCGAGGCGGCCGAGTGCATCACCAGCGACGAGAACCAGGCGTACTACTTCGAGACCAACGGCAACCCGGCGTCGTCGAAGGCCGTCTACGACGACCCCGCCGTGCTGAAGGTCTTCCCGCAGGCGCCGGTGATCCGCGAGTCGCTGGACGCCGCGGCGCCCCGACCGCAGACCCCGTACTACAGCGAGGTGTCCGGCGGCATCCAGCGCGAGTACCACCCGCCGGCCGACGTGGACCCGAAGTCGACACCCCAGCAGGCGACCGACCTGATCGCCGCCGTTCTCCGAGGGGACCAGCTGCTATGA
- a CDS encoding carbohydrate ABC transporter permease, whose product MSQTTLPPVEKTQPVSAPSRRISDRSRAERKLGWMLAGPAFLVMLLVTAYPIVQAVYYSLFNYRLTDPENRSFTGLSNYGVILTDSLWWQAFGVTVLITVITVAVELVLGFALAFVMAKALRSLRPTLRAAILIPYAVITVVSSLAWKFAFDIDTGFVNHWFAWLPGISVDTDWFGGQASSLTVVCLAEIWKTTPFISLLLLAGLAQVPEVLQEAAKVDGATFWQRLWKVTIPNMKAAIMVAVLFRTLDAFRIFDSIFVMTAGANNTETVSFLAYRQTITRVEIGLGSAVSVLLFLSVVIIAFGFIKGFKIDLAQARGE is encoded by the coding sequence ATGAGCCAGACGACCCTCCCACCCGTCGAGAAGACCCAACCCGTCTCGGCACCCTCGAGGCGGATCAGCGACCGGTCCCGGGCCGAGCGCAAGCTCGGCTGGATGCTCGCCGGGCCGGCCTTCCTGGTGATGCTCCTGGTCACCGCCTACCCGATCGTCCAGGCCGTCTACTACTCCCTGTTCAACTACCGGCTCACCGACCCCGAGAACCGGTCGTTCACCGGCTTGAGCAACTACGGCGTGATCCTGACCGACTCGCTGTGGTGGCAGGCCTTCGGCGTGACCGTGCTCATCACGGTCATCACCGTCGCCGTGGAGCTGGTGCTCGGCTTCGCCCTGGCCTTCGTCATGGCCAAGGCGTTGCGGTCGCTGCGCCCGACGCTGCGGGCGGCGATCCTCATCCCGTACGCGGTGATCACCGTCGTGTCGTCGCTGGCCTGGAAGTTCGCCTTCGACATCGACACCGGGTTCGTCAACCACTGGTTCGCGTGGCTGCCCGGGATCAGCGTCGACACCGACTGGTTCGGCGGCCAGGCGTCCTCGCTGACGGTCGTGTGCCTGGCCGAGATCTGGAAGACGACGCCGTTCATCTCGCTGCTGCTGCTCGCCGGGCTCGCGCAGGTCCCCGAGGTCCTGCAGGAGGCGGCCAAGGTCGACGGGGCGACCTTCTGGCAGCGGCTGTGGAAGGTGACCATCCCGAACATGAAGGCCGCCATCATGGTGGCGGTGCTGTTCCGGACCCTCGACGCGTTCCGGATCTTCGACAGCATCTTCGTGATGACCGCCGGCGCCAACAACACCGAGACCGTGTCGTTCCTGGCCTACCGGCAGACGATCACCCGGGTGGAGATCGGTCTCGGATCGGCGGTCTCCGTGCTGCTCTTCCTGTCCGTCGTGATCATCGCGTTCGGCTTCATCAAGGGATTCAAGATCGACCTGGCCCAGGCGAGGGGTGAGTGA
- a CDS encoding carbohydrate ABC transporter permease, whose protein sequence is MSTREKVWWWVAGVLIILYCLFPIAWIVSLSLKAPSDISNAAFLPTKATWENYTQIFSGSAADLFLPALRNSFGICLIATFVSCILSMFAAYAIARLDFPGKKLILSTALAVAIFPVISIVTPLFNLWRQIGLYDTWLGLIIPYLSLTLPISIWTMSAFFREIPWEMEQAAQVDGATTWQAFRKVIVPLAAPGVFTTAIIAFFIAWNDFAYGISLTSTSRARPVPAALGLFSGASQFEDPTGITAAAAVVVTIPVVVLVLLFQRRIVAGLTNGAVKG, encoded by the coding sequence ATGTCCACGCGCGAGAAGGTCTGGTGGTGGGTCGCGGGGGTCCTGATCATCCTGTACTGCTTGTTCCCGATCGCCTGGATCGTGTCGCTGTCGCTCAAGGCGCCCAGCGACATCTCCAACGCCGCGTTCCTGCCGACGAAGGCGACGTGGGAGAACTACACCCAGATCTTCAGCGGTAGCGCCGCCGACCTGTTCCTCCCGGCGCTGCGCAACTCGTTCGGCATCTGCCTGATCGCGACGTTCGTGTCGTGCATCCTGTCGATGTTCGCCGCCTACGCCATCGCCCGGCTGGACTTCCCGGGCAAGAAGCTCATCCTGTCCACCGCGCTGGCCGTGGCGATCTTCCCGGTGATCTCGATCGTCACCCCCCTGTTCAACCTGTGGCGGCAGATCGGCCTGTACGACACCTGGCTCGGCCTGATCATCCCCTACCTCTCGCTGACCCTGCCGATCTCGATCTGGACGATGTCGGCGTTCTTCCGGGAGATCCCCTGGGAGATGGAGCAGGCGGCCCAGGTCGACGGGGCCACCACCTGGCAGGCGTTCCGCAAGGTGATCGTCCCGCTGGCCGCCCCGGGCGTGTTCACCACGGCGATCATCGCCTTCTTCATCGCCTGGAACGACTTCGCCTACGGCATCTCGCTCACCTCGACCAGTCGCGCACGACCGGTGCCGGCCGCGCTCGGCCTGTTCTCCGGCGCGTCCCAGTTCGAGGACCCGACGGGGATCACCGCCGCGGCCGCCGTGGTGGTCACGATCCCGGTCGTCGTCCTGGTCCTGCTGTTCCAGCGGCGGATCGTGGCCGGCCTGACCAACGGCGCGGTCAAGGGCTGA
- a CDS encoding ABC transporter ATP-binding protein, protein MASIEMRNIVKQYGDGFPAVNDVSLDIADGEFMILVGPSGCGKSTLLRMIVGLEDITSGDMIIGGKRVNDKAPRDRNLSMVFQNYALYPHLTVYENIAFPLRLSKTPDDEVRRRVDEAADVLELREHLERKPANLSGGQRQRVAMGRAIVRQAEAFLFDEPLSNLDAKLRGQMRTEIARLQRRLGITTVYVTHDQTEAMTLGDRVCVLRKGRIQQVASPRELYEQPVNLFVAGFIGSPPMNFLPATLEGNKLQTPFGAIELDERRAGLVAGRELLLVGIRPEYFEDAALVDEAKRPHGTLFKARVDVTEWLGDSQYAYIPYEAPAAVEQQLRELSRELDSEELRTQAVVSIDATSRIREGREADFWLDGRKVHVFDPQTGDNLTRDAEAGAELTRMATQDRVEQVQEARSEVAAGTGAA, encoded by the coding sequence ATGGCTTCCATCGAGATGCGCAACATCGTCAAGCAGTACGGCGACGGTTTCCCGGCGGTCAACGACGTGAGCCTGGACATCGCCGACGGCGAGTTCATGATCCTGGTCGGGCCGTCCGGGTGCGGGAAGTCGACCCTGCTCCGGATGATCGTCGGGCTCGAGGACATCACCAGCGGGGACATGATCATCGGGGGCAAGCGGGTCAACGACAAAGCGCCGCGGGACCGCAACCTGTCGATGGTGTTCCAGAACTACGCGCTCTACCCGCACCTGACGGTGTACGAGAACATCGCCTTCCCGCTGCGCCTGTCGAAGACCCCCGACGACGAGGTGCGCCGCCGGGTGGACGAGGCCGCCGACGTCCTCGAGCTGCGCGAGCACCTCGAGCGCAAGCCCGCCAACCTCTCCGGTGGCCAGCGCCAGCGGGTGGCCATGGGCCGCGCGATCGTCCGCCAGGCCGAGGCGTTCCTCTTCGACGAGCCGCTGTCCAACCTCGACGCGAAGCTGCGCGGGCAGATGCGCACCGAGATCGCGCGGCTGCAACGCCGGCTGGGGATCACGACGGTCTACGTCACCCACGACCAGACCGAGGCGATGACCCTGGGCGACCGGGTGTGCGTCCTCCGCAAGGGCCGGATCCAGCAGGTCGCCTCGCCGCGGGAGCTCTACGAGCAGCCGGTCAACCTGTTCGTGGCCGGGTTCATCGGCTCGCCGCCGATGAACTTCCTGCCGGCGACGCTCGAGGGCAACAAGCTCCAGACGCCCTTCGGCGCCATCGAGCTCGACGAGCGCCGGGCCGGCCTGGTCGCCGGGCGCGAGCTGCTGCTCGTCGGCATCCGTCCGGAGTACTTCGAGGACGCCGCGCTGGTCGACGAGGCCAAGCGGCCGCACGGGACGCTGTTCAAGGCGCGGGTGGACGTGACGGAGTGGCTGGGCGACTCCCAGTACGCCTACATCCCGTACGAGGCGCCGGCCGCCGTGGAGCAGCAGCTGCGCGAGCTGTCCCGGGAACTGGACTCCGAGGAGCTGCGGACCCAGGCGGTCGTCTCGATCGACGCGACCAGCCGGATCCGCGAGGGCCGCGAGGCCGACTTCTGGCTCGACGGCCGCAAGGTGCACGTCTTCGACCCGCAGACCGGGGACAACCTCACCCGCGACGCCGAGGCCGGGGCCGAGCTGACGCGGATGGCCACGCAGGACCGGGTCGAGCAGGTGCAGGAGGCGAGGTCCGAGGTCGCCGCAGGCACCGGGGCCGCCTGA